Proteins from a genomic interval of Epinephelus fuscoguttatus linkage group LG16, E.fuscoguttatus.final_Chr_v1:
- the zfand4 gene encoding AN1-type zinc finger protein 4: protein MTDRKEPPFFNDDSVGAFHYKLPFYDTMELFIETLTGTCFELRVLPFEAVISVKAKIHRLEGIPVAQQHLIWNNLELDDEHCLHDYGIAEGCTLKLVLAMRGGPINTRRVTMEDPIKEVTDLMETTKEEGWEKTLANKQVTFVVYREGDQLNFFRVVDRGDGTLTPLSESLSGGSVYNVCAEEEEDGESSAAAQQSLENSITMNKMKLLKAKMEDMNLNKKPKKSAKVKPRPPVSPHPCGGSLGPSSTRHHHRLFRSLPHINQPWQSNAQLPPIADHESIDPSPPSAAATSAHFSIPRRPPPSFSSPSCYMLQEEEPWETCPPFAKIRPPPKVSRLDIGNTRLMRDCVYPQLPPLCIRGPPEATFDPAEPAGEAVGLSLLEEPAGLVVPAQPGAPFGELLDPLSLDVSTQPEGGCRSLEVGAQHQLPLSPSPLSTWTLGTSDTFTSRGDRTQHGTAFHISPPSPLPVPTSPSTSTRPLPQAFDSTLSCLQPNLQAQSSAQVKPGSTSPHPSTTSSTHPPRLRGVKVESPGKRPELISKREARGITKMANQACKEPLGSLNNSELLASLSTRAPDSRDGLGDGLGLALALPPATASGPGSFGSRLPSIPTNRLLQGDLIRQMSPLHRAAASYMATNTLASAGGVMTSFGRIGTPTYHLPPVKAPTGSKKKSSKHCFLCGKKTGLATSYECRCGHNFCATHRYAETHDCTYDYKSAGRRFLQETNPLISAPKLPKI from the exons ATGACCGACAGGAAGGAGCCACCCTTCTTTAATGACGACAGCGTGGGAGCTTTTCACTATAAGCTCCCTTTCTATGACACTATGGAGCTCTTCATAGAGACCCTGACAGGGACCTGCTTTGAGCTGCGCGTGTTGCCCTTTGAGGCTGTCATTTCAGTCAAGGCAAAGATCCACAGGCTGGAAG GTATCCCTGTTGCCCAGCAACACCTTATCTGGAACAATCTGGAGCTGGATGATGAACATTGTCTACATGACTATGG caTTGCAGAAGGCTGCACTTTGAAACTGGTCTTAGCTATGAGGGGAGGCCCAATTAACACCAGGAGAG TAACCATGGAGGATCCTATCAAAGAGGTGACTGACCTGATGGAGACCACAAAGGAGGAGGGTTGGGAGAAAACCTTGGCTAACAAGCAGGTTACGTTTGTGGTCTATCGTGAGGGTGACCAGCTCAACTTCTTCCGAGTGGTCGACAGAGGAGATGGCACCCTCACCCCTCTGTCTGAATCCCTGAG CGGTGGCTCGGTGTACAATGTGtgtgctgaggaggaggaggatggagagagtTCTGCAGCTGCACAGCAAAGCCTTGAGAACTCCATCACCATGAACAAAATGAAGCTCCTCAAAGCCAAGATGGAAGACATGAACCTCAACAAGAAG CCGAAGAAGTCTGCAAAAGTGAAACCACGGCCCCCTGTCAGCCCACATCCCTGCGGTGGCTCTCTAGGACCTTCAAGCACACGTCACCATCATCGCCTCTTTCGTTCACTCCCCCATATTAACCAGCCTTGGCAGTCAAATGCACAACTACCTCCAATTGCAGACCATGAATCCATAGACCCCTCCCCACCTTCTGCTGCTGCAACCTCTGCCCACTTTTCTATCCCCAGACGACCCCCTCCTTCTTTCTCCTCGCCTTCTTGTTATATGCTTCAGGAGGAGGAGCCATGGGAGACGTGCCCACCATTTGCAAAGATCAGGCCTCCTCCCAAAGTGTCCCGGTTGGACATTGGCAACACCAGGTTGATGAGGGACTGTGTGTACCCTCAGCTCCCTCCGCTGTGTATCAGGGGGCCACCTGAAGCCACCTTTGACCCAGCTGAGCCTGCAGGGGAGGCAGTCGGGCTGAGTTTGTTGGAGGAACCTGCTGGACTGGTGGTGCCAGCACAGCCTGGAGCTCCATTTGGGGAATTGTTAGACCCTCTTAGTCTAGATGTGTCCACCCAACCAGAGGGAGGTTGTCGGTCCCTCGAGGTCGGGGCTCAGCACCAGTTGCCGCTCTCCCCCTCCCCACTCAGTACCTGGACACTTGGGACAAGTGATACTTTCACCAGCAGAGGTGATAGGACGCAGCACGGCACAGCATTTCATATCAGCCCCCCCTCTCCATTGCCCGTCCCCACCTCACCATCCACTTCTACCAGACCGCTGCCTCAGGCTTTTGATTCCACTCTGTCCTGTTTACAGCCCAACCTTCAAGCACAATCCTCAGCACAAGTGAAGCCAGGCAGCACATCCCCTCACCCCTCCACCACCTCGTCAACTCATCCACCACGACTCCGTGGCGTTAAAGTGGAGTCACCAGGCAAGAGGCCAGAGCTTATCTCCAAGAGGGAAGCAAGAGGCATCACTAAGATGGCCAACCAAGCCTGTAAGGAGCCACTGGGGTCCCTGAACAACTCTGAACTTCTGGCTTCTCTTTCCACAAGGGCTCCAGACAGTAGGGACGGCCTTGGTGATGGTCTAGGACTTGCACTAGCATTACCCCCTGCCACTGCCTCAGGGCCGGGCAGCTTTGGCTCCAGACTGCCATCCATCCCAACTAACAGGCTACTTCAGGGTGATCTGATAAGACAAATGTCACCGTTGCACCGGGCAGCAGCCTCTTACATG GCCACCAACACTCTTGCATCAGCTGGGGGAGTCATGACATCATTCGGGAGAATAG GCACTCCAACATACCACCTACCTCCAGTCAAAGCTCCCACAGGCAGCAAGAAGAagagctcaaagcactgcttcCTCTGTGGCAAGAAGACTGGCCTGGCCACCAGCTACGAGTGCAG